actgtcaggggatttcttttcgcttccgcatgtgcaataaaatggaaagggtcggcgactcatcttgggaagtcgcaaattattattgaccagatagggatgggcacgtgctcgggGTCCGGGGCGTGACAGCCATCTCATTTCATCTGCATATGCAATGGTCTGACAGGCCTTTGTATAACTCCCAATGCATTATCCCATCCATAGCTTCAACACCTTATCTTTACCACCAGAAGCAACATTCTCACCATCTGAATTCCAATCGACCGCAAAAACCTTCTCACGAGAACATGTGCTAAAGTAAGCAAGTGGTAGTCCATGATAGACATACAAACTTAAAACTTGTCTGATGACCATGTTAAGGGAACAAACCTCATCCGCATGACCCGGAAGATCTTGTTTCAACTTCTTCGTGCGAATATCCTGCATCTAAAAGTAAGCCAAATATTGAGCAAACATTTAAGCATTCAAATCAGgcaaaaattcataataatcaTAACCGGTAAAAAGGGCAGACTCCACATGCTATTGACATTTACAAATAGTTCAAACAGAATTAAAACAACAAGCAAGAGTACATCACTCAAGCTTCCAACGTACTCTGCTTTACAATATCCTCATCACCATATCTCGCAAAATAAGCAGACCTAACATGGTCCAATGgttcaaaaaataactttaaaTAGGCCATTGAGATCTCAATGAAAACAAGTTGCACTAGAACTCAGCAACCAGGGGGAAAAATCCTTATTGCTTGCACCATAAATAAACTAATTTCCTGTAACACTGATATTATTTTCACAGATAATATTACAAGCTCTCCTGTTACAATTCTAAGTGACcacacttgatctctcttaaaGCTGGCCCATGACACACGTAAGTACTTTATGGAAATCATTCAAACGCTATATGCGTTGTGCAATTGACCTTCAGGGTAGTCTTTGCTCCCACTTAAAAGAAGTCTACCATCCGCAGAACAACTGTGCATTATGTAAATCAGGATTAGAAATCATTCTTGAATGGATAAGAcgagcaaattttgaaaatatctcaAACCTTATCTGATATACAGGCCGGACATGTCCACTGAATGCAGCAACAATCTTCCCAATAATACCATTCCACAACTTCACAGATCTATCAAACGAAGCACTAGCCACCTATTGCCCATCCAGTGAAAAGTAGATACGATCCACAAGCTGCAAACAAAAAGCATAATTTCCCGCATTTACACCTAAGACAGTTCAACAAGGATCTAAAGTACTAGcctcaagaaaatattaggaGGATGTCTCATCCATTGAACCAGTGCCACCAGGACCACAATGTGGAGTACGTCCTTATTTAGCATCATTATGGCAATTGATAGTATATAATGGTACACAAACAGTCTTCTAATTACAGTAAAGACTTAGGGAATCAATCACACAGCAAAAGCAGGTAGCTATCAAATcaatctccctccctccctccctcctccctcctccctctcccctcACACACGCGCGCACACATACCAGTTGGGGATCGGTCATTCGTGTTTTAGTATGCTTACCGACCGAAGGTTCCCACAAAAACATAGTAAAATCATCAGATCCAGAGACCAATTTTTTGGGAGCATtgcctttcattttcttataaCTTTCTAATGCAACCTATGTTCATCAACAAAATACAGAAGTTCATATAACAGTTACCAGAAAGTAGAAATACAAATGTGCACAGACCCAAAGGCAGAGAATCACCACAAGGGGGCAGAACATGCACAGAGCCAAAAGACATGTGCTGACTAATGCATACTAGGTTGTAAGAAAATAATGTCCAGAGAGAAATAACCAATGCATACTAAGTTGCATGAGCAAATCAATGTGCAGAGAGAAATAAATGTGTGATTTTATTGCCTCGTGATATAAAGATGATTCCACATAATAACAGTTACCTACTTGCTTCATTTCTTCAGAAGATGAATAGTGTTTTCCAGTGTGATCAAAAGCTACAGTTTGAAGAACATACTCAGTGCTCAGAGCAGGGAGTTAACCCAGTGTCCATGATCCtacaacaaaaattttacagAAATAAGGATGACTGTGAAAAAAAGGAGGGATCTAGCAGCAACTTAGATTAAGAATGCAGACTTGGCAGTAGAAACTAAGAAAAGACATAAACACGCTAGCCATGAAAACTGAACTCTAACCTAAATATGCAATTCATATCTCAGAGACATCAAAAAATGGTGGTATTTCATTCTTAACGTCAATATCTCCCAAGAACTATACAATGAAAACATTCAAGGACATGATATCGCTAATAGCAGGGCTAAATAATATGCCCAATTAGTATGGGGTAGGTCACTAGGTGCCAAACTGCCTCCTGGAACCAAAGAGATTGAGTGAATGCAGCTACTCCAAAGGCGCAAATAAATATAAAGCTCTTGtggcgaagaagaagacaggCATGCAATGACCCTGCAATCTGTATAACAAACTTTAAAAAAGATGTTACCTTCAATTCCTTTATCAGCTTCCCTGGGAGTTTCTCAGACATTAATTGTACAGTCCTGGGAGCtgcaagaaatttaaaataattcttCACCAGGTAAGAGCAGCAGCAGTTTGGCAAAGTCCAAGGATACTTCAGTAGCTTGAAAGCAGAATTTACAAGTCCTCGCTTAATCTTAGGCCCATTAGAAGTATGATTTAGTCAAGAAAACTTCATGTTATTCTTTGTTGTTCATGTAGCACGGCACTAGCATATGGACATTAATACATCACAAAGTGATTAAATATTTATCTCAGTGTTGAATTGCCTCTCTTGTTCCAACTTGTCAGTGGGACAGCTATTAAGGGTTGGCGGATCAAGTCCTTCCATTGAGTATTTAGTTTGCAGCCTCAGTGATATTCATTTCCGAACAACATGAAAACTAgaggtggcaaatgggtgggtcgggtcgaaaatgggtcgacccatattcgacccatttaacccgttttgacccatattattgtaatataaatataatgacccatacccgacccgacccatatccgacccatacccgacccgacccgtattgctaaaatttactaatattctaaaaaaaaaaaaaccacgctCACTTTAAGCTATATGCTCATTggataaaaacctcaaattaaattaaaaatagtaaataaaataaaaattattaaaagaaacctataaattgaaatatttatgaagaATTAGACTATacacatgcttctcttatttaaaGTAAGCATACTATTGAGGTCAAATTATTTACTCACAAATGAGTTCATCATCTTGATTAAGATATGAAGCTAACATTTCCAGCCTTTTGAGTAAGAAATTCGTATGGTGACCATACGAAGGAATAATTCTTCAGCACTACAAAAAGATACTTCACTTCAATGTTTCCCCTCAATAAGACAGCTCCAAGACACAATTCTCAGCAGCTCTACCAAGAACCAAATTATCTACCAAATAATCGATTGCCCCAAAACATAAGAGGCTTCAAATGCAGTATTGTTAAGACATTCCACATTCAAAACCAAGCAATCGATTGAAGTAGCACCTACTTTGTGCTTTTCAGCTTGTATGAGCTTGTCCGCGACAAACTGAGGACTCCCGAATTTACCAAGGCTGGCAAGACGAACTGGACTCACCACCATTCCCACATTGTTGCTCCCCTTGGTTGGCTCCTCAAACAGCATAGTCGCCCCTGCTTTATCCACCTTCAATTACAACAAAAAACTAAACCAACAAAGAATCTCCTCTTGGGGAATCTCCTCAGTGGCTGCTGACAGACTGGGGCCTGCAAAATAAGGGGGAATACATCATAAACAGTGGGAGGGAAAACACGCCTTGGTAAAAAATGAATGGTTGGCCACATAAGAGAAAAAGGAGTAAGCCAACTTCAGGCCAGTGCAGCAAAAGACTTGGTTCAAAGGCAAATTCAAGCAAGAACAAGAGACATCATCTTGAAGATTGTCACAGACGGAAAATCCATAAATCATAAGCTAAGATCCAGACAGCAACATAAAAATCTCCAACTCAGCCGAGTGACAAATATGACATTGAACATCATCAATGCAGGAAATGAAAGATTGCCAagagaacccaaaaaaataaagataaagctCTGAAAAACAAACTCAATCCGATTATATGACTATGAAACAGTAAATTCATTGCAGTCTAAGCTTCCCTTTACATGGCTACTAAAATAAATAGATTAACAGGATATTTTCACCTGGAAAACACCATGCCGGAGTTGATCATATGAGTGCGCATACATCATTGCAGCAGTAGGCCACTGCATGTACCCAGCATCACTTGTGTTTTGATTAAATCCCGTCACTCCAAAAGAGTTCATAACAGCACCAGAAGGAGGCATATAGTTAAGTGAAGCTTGAGGCCTTGGCATCTGACCAAGTGGAGTAAATCCAGCATCAAAATGCTCAAAAGGATGTTGAATCTTTTGCATGTTGAAGGGCACTAAACCAAGACTTTGACCAGCAGGGACATTCCTAACATACCTGTTCCAGTAAGGAATTCATCAAACAAAACTTTAATATTGAGACGGCATTGCATAATGCGATGTTGCAGCTAcacaaaaacatatttttgggACAAGGGAGAAGGCTAAGCAAAACGAGTGTCATTGTAACAGTTACATAGCAAATTGACAGCATATGCCTGTAAATAACTTTAACAACTTTTCACAACAAAGTGATGAATACTAAAATATGTCACCACTTTTGCTGTGCTTCTCATGATAAATTGTTTTGAATGAGAAGTAAAACAGCTGATCAAAGGATTAAATCGAGGTTGAGATCAACTCCAGTCACATTGATCTCACGCTCAAAAAGAAGAATACCAATGGAACAGAAAAGACCATACCTTTCATAACTCTGATCATAATCTGGGTCAGAACGATCTTTTTCTGTCTCTAAGAATGGCTACCCTAGATTGTGTGTTGCCATCTCTAATGCCTGTATTCTTATCAACATCCACCATGGGAATCCTGTACACTTCATTATCATCTCTGTTCAAAGATATATTCCTCCGGTCAGTTGAGGTCTGAGAAAATGTATCATCTGAATCAGAACCACTTGGTCAAGAACAAAGGAACAGACTCGTAACACAACCTCTTTCTCAAGTGGCAAATATGCCAAAAAATCTGTCGACTGTCAAAAACATTTACTGATTTGGTAGAATACATATGAGATGATgtttcttcttcacaaattaGTAGCATATGTCTAATAATGGCTCCATTTTCAGATAAGCCAAAGAAGATTATGGATAACTACTCGGAGAAATTCTTCCACAAGCAACAACCACTACTGATTTATTATTTCAAGAGATAAACAACGAACTTCGCCACTGTCTAATCACAAGTCTCCTGACTATAGCAATGATATTTAGAATGTTGATCTTCAAAAATAACCAGAACTACTCTGAAAGTATCATTGCTAATTTAGGAAATTCCACCTTTAAATGACAGTCGATATTAGTCAAAGCTCTATTTGTTCATAGACAAGTACATTTGCAGGAATTGACTCGGTAACAAAACTAACATAGATTGTGGCTTTATGGTACCGATGACTAacctttgaattttgaaatagcttGCCAATTAGTGATATCAATATCAACAATGGCAACGGCAATACAAAAAGACCAAGAGGGCAACCACAGGAGACGCCTCAAGGGGCACCGCAACTGGAAACAGAATTTCAGAAACCAAATAACATCTGCCTATGGGAACTACTGGATTACCATCCGCAATTACTGCCTGCGTTAGAAtagcaaacaaaaaataattaatgcaCGCTTGCTGAGTCATGATGATAAAATCATGCTAAGtcatgatgataaaaaaaaaaaaaaaaaaaaccagctaCGCACACAGCTGAAAACGCCTCATTTCGTCTCGATGATCGGTCGCTACATCTTCTTGATGAGCAACGATTCAGGATACCAACATCTACGCGAACCCAATGCCGCTTAATTCCAACATCCCCGAGACGAGAGGGCAGTACAAAGAGCGAATAGAAAGTCCTCGCCCGCACCAAcggaaagggagaaaaaaaaggggttacCGATTGGTAGGCGGATTCGAGAGGGTGAGATCCGACGATCTCGCGCCTGACGCCATGGAGGCCGAACCGCAGGGCGTCGGCCGGACACCTCCGATTTCGTGGGCAAGCTGCGGAGGCGAGCGACGGAGGTGGGTGACGAAGCTCGTCGACCTTTGAGGGAGCGGCGGAGGCGAGCCTCAGAGGGGGACGGTGGAGGCGACTCGGAGGCGAGCCGCGACGGCGAGTGGCGGAGGCGGCTTGGAGGCGAGCGGCGGAGGTGGGTCGAAAATGAGTCACTGAGTCACTGACGAGTGACGAAGATGAAGGTCGAAGACTCGCTCGAAGGTGAAGGCCAAAGATGAAGACTCGACGttttttggttttaaaaaatgggtcaaaaatgggtcacactctctgacccatttttgacccatataaaattaaactaaaaacaGGTTAAACGTGGGTTAATAGTTGTAATGGGCTATTAACCCATATTCGACccatatatgaaaatatgagtgcaaaatgggtccatgacccattttgccacctctaatGAAAACTATCGCTGACAACGTGTATTAGGATTTGGTAATTCGTGATTTTAAGGTTCAAAACATTTAACCAACACGGGCATTAAAAGTAGCAGGAGGGCTTACATTTAGGAAGCACGAAACCGAACCAGCCAATGAACTTCCATTAGCCGAAAGCGCTGAGAAGCAGAAGTCAAAGATCACCTGCTCAGCAATGGAGGACTACTCTTTGAACATAGATGCACTAATAAAGGCAATCAATACGAAAGAACACACCGGTCATGAAAGCAGAAAATAAAGAGCCACGTCCAataaggaattaaaatcaagCACAGCTCATTACAAGTCCATTGCAATAGCTTTTGCAGTTGAAAATACAACCTTAGATCCATCAGGACCCTCCAGTAATTGAGCATATACACTCAGTATGTAAAACAggctctcaaacatccaaaccCACCAAACCCAAATCACCGAAGCTCTTTCTAATTCTCCGTAGCTGAGCAataaacaaacttccaacaacTCAGGAGCAACAATTGTTCAAAGGAAGAGCAAACGATCGAGCTAGCGGACAAGCTAAGGAACTGGGTCGGTTCGGCTCACTTTTTCAATGTTCTATTCGGCCGCCTGAACGAAACCGACGAGGGGAGTGCTGTTTGGACCAGCGGGTGCATAGTCCGGTGCTCTGGCGGAAGACAAGACGGTCCCAGTCGGGATGGAGAAGGCCACGTCGTTTCCATGGCGGGCGGCCATGAGTTTGCAGTCGTACGGACAGAGACACGGGATGCAGAGACCCAGGGGAAGAGAGCCATCGGACAAAGACGCACGATCAgacacagagacagagagacagatatttttcattcattgtgGCGGGTAACCGTTAATTTATCAACGCTGGAGATCGCATCAGGATGCGCACTGCGCTTTTTACTGGCAAAAGTGCAAGTGCAACTGGAGTCTGCAGACATTTATAGGTGCCTATCAAAATTAGTTGCAGCCGGCTTCTCATCCGattgttaaataaatttacCGCGCCCTTTATAAACTTACTTACGTGTGAATTGCACCGAAATGTAAAGAGATATCGATACTTTTCTGAATCTATATAACTAAAATTCGTCAATATCTAATGAGACGAATGTCCGTAAGTCGGTCATATTAAGATTAGTAATATTGAACGAAAGTCATTGACTTCAAGGCTTTGGTAAATCATAATcgaacaaaaatcactaacatcTTTACAATATTTGATAATCTTGGAAGTATAAAATTCTTTTAGTAAATGACTGAAATTAATTGGAATCTTAATGTGATATATGCTGGTGCAccaatcaaatcaaagtcaataatttcttattaaggTTAGTGACTTCCGTAACGTTGataagctatatatatataaatgttcGTAGATTGACAATTTATCCTTCATGAATGAATCTtagatacttgccaaaacttcTTCTTAATTACTAACATGTGACTAGGTAAGCAAAAATGCACTTTTTGTTGATATTTGACATACACATCTCTGTTGCTTTGGATACAGTTCTATAGACGGATAAAGAAAATATAGTAATACAGCACATGGTAGTTCATTATTTCTCGGCATGACCCTGAAAGCGGATGCTTGACCTAATGGAGGGTTCGAGTTTTCCAGAATAAGGATTGAAGCCATTTACCTCCGGTCTCATCACCTATTTCTTCGAAGCTTCGCCCTCCTATTTCCAATCGGCAACCACCTTCTAACAATTCTATCTATAAAATCGAAGTATGAGTTTGCCCAAGAACCTTTGATGTTCAAGACCACGGTCGGAACTAAGATACCGGCAGCATATCCAAGGCCGACGCTCAAGTAAAACCACTGATCGATGAACTCATTGGCACCGCAACTGTCCTCGATTGTCCTTGGTTTGTCAGGTTCATCGGCTAGACATGTGACATTGAGGGGAGCACCGCAGAGTCCCGAGTTTCCATAGTATGAAGAAGAGTCGAATGTCGTCATTTGTTGTGTGTAAGGAATCTTTCCCGAGAAGTTATTATCGGATAAGTTTAGATAACTCAAAAACGACAATGATGGCATGCTTCGAGGAATTGCACCAGAAAGCCTATTGCTTGAAAGATCCAGAGATAACAGTTGGCTCATGCTCGAAATGCTTTCAGGAATTTCACCACCAATGCCGTTTCTTGATAAGTTCAGAATGAGCAATCCAGCCAGTTTAGtcatttcttttggaaattctCCACCTAAATTATTTCCGGAGATATCTATGCTAGTGACAAGGGAAAGAGTCTTGGTGTACAGTTGGCGCTGGCTTTGCATCGTCACACGGAAGTTCTCTTCATAGTACTTGCCTCCGCCGCTCCCGTAAAATAGGTACTCGATTCTAGCTTGCCCTTCCACCATTGCTTTAAGATCTCCAAAGCTTGAAGGAATGTTACCTGTCAAATTATTTTCTGCAAGATCCAGCACTTGCAATGAGCTTAAACTTGAGAGCTCATGAGGAATTTCTCCAGACAATGCATTGGACCTCAAACTTAAAATTCTTAACTTGATGAAACCCTCCGCCATCCATGCAGGTATGGTGCCGTTCAATTGGTTGTTGCCAATATCTAGTGTTTCTAAGCTCGACAGATTCTTGAATGAAGATGGAAGTTTCCCTGAAAGCTTATTGTTGCTCAAGTGCAGAGACTGAAGCTCTTGTAATTGGCCCAATGACGCGGGTATCAACCCAGATAAAGAATTGTTTTGCAGGTCGAGTACCTCTAGGTATAAGCAGTTTCCTATGCTTGGAGGAATGCTTCCACTCAAATTGTTGTTTGCTAAGTCGATGACCTGAATCAATTGCATTTCTCCTATAGATTCTGGGAGCCCACCTGTTATTTTGTTGGATGAAAGGGAGAGGAAGGTCAAAAACGGCAGGTTTTCGCCTAAATTTTGTGGAATGCCACCTGAAAATTGGTTGTTAGAGAGGTCTAACAATCCAATCAAAGAATTGGGAAGAGGGAACGGTCCTTGAAAAAGGTTAGAGCTGAGATCAACATTTGCAAGAGAACCTGTTGGCAATGGATTAGGTAATTGGCCCTGCAACAGATTTAGAGACATGTTGAGGAGAGTGAGATTCGAAGAAATGTCCCAAAACCAGCTTGGCACTGGCCCCGAAATGCtggcatttgaaaaataaagctCTGTGATCTCATTTTGATATCTAAGCCAGGCGGGGAAAGACGGACCGATTTGGCACGATCCCATGTAAAGAGTCTCGACTTGGAACGGAGGCATCCAGTCGGCACTGACATTTAAAGTGAAAGAGTTGGATGAGAGATCTAAGGTCGTCATTTTGCGTAGATTTGCAAAATGTTCTTCAGATAGTGTACCTGACAAATGATTGAAAGACATGTCGAGAACATCCAACTCAGAAAGCTGTCCCAAATCAACGGGAAGAGTCCCATTCAATTGGTTCCTACCAAGGTCGAGAACAGTGAGGTTCTTCAGAGTCccgagagaagaaaaaatcgaCCCTTCAAGAAAGTTATAGTGAAGAGTTAGTTCCTCAAGGTTTTTAAGTCGGCCCATCCAACTTGGCAGATAACCCCTCAGCCGATTGTCGTTCAATCTCAAGTACCTCAAATTAGGCAGAGAACTCTGGGAATCGCAAATTTCAGATCCCCTCTGCAAGATTTCCGGCAAAGTACCTGTCAAATTATTGTTGGATAAATCGAAATTAACTAAACTGCAAAGCGAACCAATGGCGCTCGGTATTCCTCCCCCGACCAGATTCCAAGAAAGGTCAAAGTTACTGAGAGTGGTAATTTTCCCAATGGAAGTGGGAAGTCTTCCGTGTATTTTGTTATTAGCCAAGTCCATAACTTCTATCCTTTTCCATGATCCTTGGAACAACTGAGTGCAACTGGCTGAGAGATTAAAGTTGTGAGTTAAATTTAGGATTTGCAAACGTGGTAGCTCGCCTAGACCAAGAGGGATCCTTCCATATAGACCATTGTAACTCATGTCAACACTAACAAGGCTGCTTACATTCAGAAGCCATTGAGGGAACTCTGAATCGAAACTGTTGAAGCTAAGGTCTAGAACAGCGAGTGAAGTGAAGTTCACCAAACCAGGTGATGATATTGAACAAGATAACCGACAATCGGACAGATGCAACCCCGACAATGATGGAAACCCGTTTAGCACACTGATCCACGTGGAACTGACCATTGAGAGGTTCACTCCATCAAGCGCAAGATATTTCAAAGAACCAAGACCAGAAATCCACCCGAGATTATTAGTACTTAACGAATAAGAAGAAAGGTCAAGATACTGCAAGTTTGACAAATTTCCTAGATTTGGAGGAATTGCACCATCAAACCCGGCACTTGACAGTTTCAGATACTGCAGGTTCTCCAAAGAACCAACAAATTTAGGAATTGGTACGCCATCAAAGTTATTTGAGCTCAAGTCCAAGAATCTCAAAGACTTGAGTTGCGCTAATGAAGGTCTAATTTCTCCACTTAGCCAATAACTGTACGTACCGGAGTTGCCATGAAGATCAATGCTTGTTATCCCACCCGTCCTCTCATCGCAGCCTATTCCTTGCCACCGGCAACAATCGTTTCCTTGCCATGAGGACAGGAGATAATGAGGATCTTGAAGGCCACTTTTGAAGTCAATTAGAGCTTCTCTATCAGACTCTGAGCAGTTCCCAGCAGGGATATTGCCATCACAAGTCGATAGCCATGCTAAAATGGAGATGGAGACTAGTATAATGCAAAGGGATGAATCTCTCGGCATCTTGATGAGAAGATGTAAAACTGAAGGTAGTGGTGCAAGGACTAGTAACCTGGGACTAGTTTGTTTCAAGTGTTGCTTGACAAGTCAAGCGGGCGAGATGTCCGAAGAAAGTTAAAGAGATGTGGACTGACTGAGTCTTTGCGAGTACAATATTCTGGCGTGGAGTGTAAAATGGTTTAATGACTTGAAAAGCTAACGGCATCTGTTGTATTTAATTCATTGTTTGGTTTTGAGTCAAAGAGATGGCATTCACGGATTCATTCACATCAACCGATCATCCCATTCTCGTATCAACATTAGATCTTATTTATGATATTGTCGTGCCATCTCATACGCTAATCTCGTTTCTTAACTACTGCATCAAGTCAACTTTGGAAAGTGCTCTTCTTTTTGaccaacaacaaaaagaatttcttgATGGGCAAACTTCCCGtaagaaaaaaagttcatcTTGAATCCAGTTGCCTTCATTGAT
This Eucalyptus grandis isolate ANBG69807.140 chromosome 7, ASM1654582v1, whole genome shotgun sequence DNA region includes the following protein-coding sequences:
- the LOC104430900 gene encoding receptor-like protein EIX2, which produces MPRDSSLCIILVSISILAWLSTCDGNIPAGNCSESDREALIDFKSGLQDPHYLLSSWQGNDCCRWQGIGCDERTGGITSIDLHGNSGTYSYWLSGEIRPSLAQLKSLRFLDLSSNNFDGVPIPKFVGSLENLQYLKLSSAGFDGAIPPNLGNLSNLQYLDLSSYSLSTNNLGWISGLGSLKYLALDGVNLSMVSSTWISVLNGFPSLSGLHLSDCRLSCSISSPGLVNFTSLAVLDLSFNSFDSEFPQWLLNVSSLVSVDMSYNGLYGRIPLGLGELPRLQILNLTHNFNLSASCTQLFQGSWKRIEVMDLANNKIHGRLPTSIGKITTLSNFDLSWNLVGGGIPSAIGSLCSLVNFDLSNNNLTGTLPEILQRGSEICDSQSSLPNLRYLRLNDNRLRGYLPSWMGRLKNLEELTLHYNFLEGSIFSSLGTLKNLTVLDLGRNQLNGTLPVDLGQLSELDVLDMSFNHLSGTLSEEHFANLRKMTTLDLSSNSFTLNVSADWMPPFQVETLYMGSCQIGPSFPAWLRYQNEITELYFSNASISGPVPSWFWDISSNLTLLNMSLNLLQGQLPNPLPTGSLANVDLSSNLFQGPFPLPNSLIGLLDLSNNQFSGGIPQNLGENLPFLTFLSLSSNKITGGLPESIGEMQLIQVIDLANNNLSGSIPPSIGNCLYLEVLDLQNNSLSGLIPASLGQLQELQSLHLSNNKLSGKLPSSFKNLSSLETLDIGNNQLNGTIPAWMAEGFIKLRILSLRSNALSGEIPHELSSLSSLQVLDLAENNLTGNIPSSFGDLKAMVEGQARIEYLFYGSGGGKYYEENFRVTMQSQRQLYTKTLSLVTSIDISGNNLGGEFPKEMTKLAGLLILNLSRNGIGGEIPESISSMSQLLSLDLSSNRLSGAIPRSMPSLSFLSYLNLSDNNFSGKIPYTQQMTTFDSSSYYGNSGLCGAPLNVTCLADEPDKPRTIEDSCGANEFIDQWFYLSVGLGYAAGILVPTVVLNIKGSWANSYFDFIDRIVRRWLPIGNRRAKLRRNR